The following DNA comes from Rosa rugosa chromosome 5, drRosRugo1.1, whole genome shotgun sequence.
taactgatccaatcctgctactgcactcgctgcactcatactcatccaattctgctactacacttgtgCTTGTGTTCTGCTACTACATATTGCTTGTACTTGTGTTCATACTTGTCTCAATTAGTTAATAAAAGCAACCAGCTTGCAAATCATACAAAATGTTTCAAATCTGTTCCAAAGAAGCAAAGATCAATTACTAATTACTACCAAACCCAAAAAAAGCTTCATTTAGAGAATTGTCAGCGATAACTTTGATGGAGgaacaagaaaacaaattacATATAGGTTCCGGATTGAACACCTAATCCCAATAAATTCATATTGCTTCACATACGCTAAACACACCTAATCCAAATCAATTCATACCAATTCAGCAAACCATGAAAACACAAATTTCTTTACTCAAAGTCAACCCAATCCAGCTAATTCGTACGAATTGGAATGCataaacacacacatacataggTTCACCATAAACATCCAAACACCCATACAATAAACACATCAAATGGATCGAATTCGATTCCAGTTTTTAACAGATCTGAGAACCGCTGGCGTTGTGAAACTCGGTGTCGCACGGTTTGCTACTCGGAGTCGCTGCGAGCCTGAAGCCCAGCAGCTACCGGTGGTAATGAAATTGGAGGTCCCAGACGATCTTGGGTGAGGCGACGCCGCGAGCCTGAAGCCCAGCCGTTACCGGTAGTAATGAAATCGGAGCTCCCAGACAATCTTGGGTGAGGCTGTGGAAGGCTCAACGATACTGgtggccgagagagagagagagtctacTCTATGGCATCGTagtaatttttaataaaaactTGTTTTAACTTGTAATTGCACATGAAGAATCAGTGATTAGGCCTGCTCTATTCTTCTTGGGTTtgggctcatgtccttatttgtataaaaaaatttgtaagtgggttttctgtgtttacatctttggtcatgtgctattatgtaattttctataataataatagaaaattactcaAACTTCATACAGTTGATGCTTTAGGCTCTACCCAAAAGTTACTAAATTACAGACTCGACGGGTTTTCTAGTGAGAGAAACTCCTCCTTCTCTCTAGCAAACCCAGCTTCCAGCTTTCCCCCTCCTCCCCCCCTTTCTTGCCAGATCTAGATCACTCCGATCTGGATCTTTGGCTTGAAAGTCGGGGGAGATATTTTTCCCTCTTCGCAAGGCTTATCCCTACCCTTCTCGTGGTAGCTCCCTGCTGCCCCGGCGGTGGCAAGTATGCTTTCCCTTTTGTCTTTGCTTTCCTTTCCTTCCCAGATCCCCTTTTCCAACCATTCCTAATCTTTAATTTTCAGCATACCCATCTCTCTTTGTCTCAAATCTCTGATTCATCATGGTTAAGATGCACATCCTCCTCACCCATCGGACTCCACTTCACCGATTGCTCCTTGGTCCATCGGAGCTCTGTCGTCGGCGTTGTTTGGATTGTCTGTTTTAACGGGTTTTTCCCGTCCCTGCGCGTAAACCTGTTGAATACGGTTgtgcaacaagggtctgcacgGTCTTCGGCCGTCTGTCCCTTTGATCCCTTTGCGGATCAGTCTCCTTCTccttatctttttttctttttttcttctgctttgGTTACTGAGGATGTTTTGTATGGTTTAGAGATTTGGGTTAGGGAGATCTTTCGATGGGTTCTATGCTGCTGTACTTGCACGGGATTGTTTTGGTTGGACTCCAAGTCTTCGTCGACAGATTTGGTGACGTTTCTGTGTCACCTTTGGGCTTGGCTGGTGGCGGCGACGTCACTACGTCATCTCTCTCCTGTTAGATCTGCACTGTGGCTGAAGATTGTAGGgctatttggttttgtttgttgttgtttgttGGTTTTTATTTGGGCCCGTTTTGGGTATTTTGTTTATAATGGTGTTCTTATTTGAATATAAGCAtacttgaccaaaaaaaaaaaaaaagttactaaATTACCGACTAGTATAATTTATAGCAGTATTACGAAATCATCTGCTGGCAGCAATTAATACTCTGATCAAACCTACTTTTCTAGAGTTAAAAATTCAACAATATTCACATTTCCTTCTAAATAGTGGAATCCCATTTGATGATAGTTAGGAGTCAGGAGACGATAATAATGATCGTGATGATCGTCGTTGTACTTCATCACCATCACTGATTGTTGTGGAAGCTGCTGAGCTCACTTCACTTGGTTCTTGTTCTTAGGAAGACTAAACTGAAAAATCTTTTCCCTAGCTACAACAATTGCACTAGGTCAAGAAAGAAGTTCCACCCACAAAACTAAAGTTGGATCAGGTAAAGAGTCGTCATCGTCCATCGATGTTCCTAAGTCGAAACCAGGAACGAGTAAGATAATTTCAAATGCCTCAAATCATACATATGGCTCCCATCTAGTAAGGGGAGAAATCAAGCCGCATCTTATAGAAGCCTATGCTAGCTGTTGCAGAAACTAGAATGATTAGTGGTTATGGGGTAGCATTATTTGCCATATTCGATGGCTTTATGAGCACCGTTGTTCTTGCATACTTGCAATCACATTTGTTCAACAATATCATGGCAGAGCCTTCTTCTTTGTTAGAACAAAACATGTCGTGAAGGTAGGATATGCCAAAACCAACACTACAGTTATGGAGATGTCGCGGTTTTTGGAGGGTTCAACTGCAGTTACAGCAATCGTAATGATCCTTCGTGTACTTCCTCGAGCTAGCAAGTTATCCCCTATGGGAGGTGGTGTCCAACCAACAACTTGTGAATTATATCAAACAAATCAAGAATGCTCGCGAAGCAAAGGAGTATCTTACTCTGCAAGCTAATATATATCTTTCCTACAATGATGTTTTCCGTGTAGAGGTAAGATCTTGATGAATGGATACGAACTCAGAAAGACACTTCTTGTTGGTGAGTAAAATTAACCGTACATATAATCTTTCTCAGCTCGAGATTGCTAACCAACACTCTCGAGGCATAAATGGAGTTTGTTGAACATGTTAAAAGAGGcaaagcaaaaagaaaaggacTAAATGTACTTCCCCTTTCTTATGCGGGATAACCTACCATTCAAAACCGACTTGAAAAAATGAGTAAAACCTACCATTCAACAACAGGTTGACATTGACCAGTAGAGGGTGAACAAGTGGCTTTTTCATCATATAGTCAGGCATCTTAACCCACTCTAATCTCTCGAATCCACCTTCATTACACAAACTCTCCCTTCCACTGCTGTTCAACAAGATATCGCCAGAGAGATTTTCAGGTGCAAATCCAAGAGGCGATGCTTATAGGGAATCAAAGATTGTTCTTTCTTCCATGAGGAGAAAGAAGCATCATGTCTTCAAACACGGTACGCTTCCTTTTATCTTGTATATACTTTCTTCCAGGATTTCCATTTGCTGGAATTCATTATTATAAGCTATAGAATTTGCCCAGATCATAGTGGAAATCTACATCCAAATCTTCCAACATagcaccacacacacacacacacgcaagAATAGCATTGCAGATGATAGATTCCAACATCACAAAACACAGGATACTCACCTTTTATATTCGGATAAGTAGGACGGCTGAAATGAAAAACACCAGGATGTTGTAGAGATGTTATCGATTACTTCTATACCAAACATACATAAATACATGTTTTTGGGTCCCCTTTCATGGAGGCACTTAGGTTAAAGACGCTGTTTAAACAACAAAGCACCAATTGCATGTTTTGAAGACATCCAAAATAAAAAGACCATGATACTAACACATACGAGACGATCCTTAAAAGGTCAATTCTTTTTTAACATATCTACCACCCCTGTGCTGAGAACAAAAACTTCCCAATACAACAGTTCCTCAATGCACAGAATGGTCAACTTTGCTTCGCCCCTTCATGATTTCATTGTCCTCAAAAGTAGATAAGTATCTCAAAGTCAATGTATTCATAACTGCCTCACCCTTGGTTGCTTTTATCATACCCTCAGCGAATAGGATGATATTGTGTGATCCCACGCTTTGGAGGCAACTTCCTCAAAATGAAAAGAACCAAAGAAGAAGGCAATATCTCCACCAACTACAAAGAAAGCAGAAGAAAATTTCAAGGACTAAGTTTTAAGTTCCAATTAAGCTAAAGCTTAATGGACCAAAGAGGCTATTCTAGCCAAACACAACTCTAAACCAAATCCTTACCAGGTAATATATTAAGTTTAGAACTGGGTGATTCAAAACATCAAGGTCTGCCGCCTTGTCAAATGCACATAAGCACATCTGTAGAACAAGAGTTAGAACCATAGAGAGCTTAAGAGAGGAATTCATAAATCAGATGCAACAATTCAGCTCAGGGTTTAATTAGCTCTGGTTGATTGAAATCAATAGCCTTCTATTGGGATGGACTATTGCAACAACATCCAAAAGTAACTTATTTGGTTATATACTTGTACTGGCACAGACGCAAGGTATATATAGATTCAAAAACGATTTGACCATTCATACTGTTTTGATGGTTTAAAACCTAGACATGCTtaaaaacatcaagttcaagGAGTAGTATAGATGAACTCCAAAAGATTCAAGCAGACTCACCATTACGCATCTGACAAGGAAACAAGTAAAACATATGGTTGTCACGTAGCCAACCTGTCAAAGCCAAAAAGGCAGAAAACAATTAAAAGATATGTACACCTAAATATTATGAAATCTTGCAGGTcattagaagaaaagaaaagaaagcagtTACCTCCTGCAGCTTCTTACGTCTTCCTTTTGACTCCACAGGAAATCTCTGCAACATCAAAAAGAGTCTGCAAACAATAGCAGAGAGATTGGCCAAATGTAAGTGTCATGTCAaaatatatgtacacacacacacacacatgtcaaTCCCATATTCTAACTTTATTGGATGTTctacataaaaaaattaaatggcCTTTTTAGTTATAGCCGCTGCCAAGTGACCTTAGTGGAAAGTTTCTATTAAGTgaacataattttcttttttctgccgAAGATGATATCTTATGATTGGACTGAATATGTATCAAGGGTGAGAGTTTGAAATCCCCAGGCAGCAACCAAATACCTCAAGGGTCAACTACCCTGAGTGAAGCATTGCCAATTTATCACTTCCGTGAATCATAGACAACCATAGCCAAAATACAAAACCAGAAGtcactttcctttttctttttggcaacAGCCACTTACTTATTAGAGCAAGTATCTAAGTAATCTTTTACCACAATATCACTGTTCAAATAGCTTTTGGAGCCAAAAGAGCAATAACTTGCATACATACTTACATAGGGAGTGACCTTACCCAAGAGCTAACAGTCACATGACTATTGCTTTTatatcaattttcaattgatTTATACCAACTTAATGCTTTAACTAAACCCAAAAATGTAGGCACTCAAAACTTCCCTCCAACAAAAAATTCTTCCTAAAAAATTAACATAGAATTCATAAGTTTTCTTGATTTTCCTATAAATGTTTTGTTGAATTTATTTGGAAGTGGAGCCATCATCCATGGAAGGGATTGCTAGGAGGAAACTTGTGGGGATAATAATAGGAGTAATGCCTATTGCTGTGCTGATTTTATATGTGTCAGTAGTGCCTGGGAAAGCTGAGATCAACTGCTTTGTTTCCCTCCACATCCCCCCACACTCTTTTTCACTTGCTTCTAATTCTAGTGAAGACTCAAAACTTACATATCTTGTCCCTACAACATTCATGAATTTAGCAGTGAAATCTTCCAGTGGGTTAAGGATAAAGTTGGATTAGGTTCCAGCCAAATAAATAGGGTAGGAGTAGGATTAGGATTAGGGAAGAATCATAAATGTAGCAATGAAATCTTCCAGTGGGCTAAGGATAAAGTTGGATTAGGTTCCAGCCAAATAAATAGGGTAGGAGTAGGATTAGGGAAGAATCGTCATCATCATATATTCCAGCTGAAAAAGAGTTCCACTGTCTATAGATCATCCTGactcccaaaaagaaaagattaaGACATCAAATGCTCGGATAACGTACGAGTAACATACGGCTCCCACTTGGTAAAGGGAACAGGACAGCCTACCATGGAAGACTATGTTGTTGCAGAGACTAGGAAGATTGGTGAGCATAACGTAGGATTGTTTGCTATATTTGATGGCGTTATGGCACTAAAGTTCCTGCACACTTGCAGTCTCATTTGTTTGACAATATCATACTAGAGCCAACTTCTGTGACAGACACGAAGTATGCAGTGAGGGAAGGATATCTTAAAACCAATACCAAAATATTGGAAATATCAGTCTTTAGGGTTTGACAGCAGTTACGGCTATACTAATGGACCACCATGGAAAGTCAAATTATGAGCTGGTTGTAGCCAATGTTGGAAATTCTTGGGGTGTTGTCTGCTGCAAGTAAGGTGTGGCTAAACAACTATCTgctgtttttgtttctttcatattttttcctttaattttaaACCAATAACCATGAATATCATTCTTCATTCACAATATTTGTGTATTGAACCATACTAAAAGACAGATGTTAGTACGATTTAAAAGCTACACTGGATGATGAAGAGAGAtagatctaatccaaaacctgCAGACAGAGGCAATGAAAAGGTAAACCAGATAACAAAATAACTGATAAGATGACACAACTATGTAAGTATCCATTACAGCATGCGGGGACTGTTACCTACTAACCCCGCTGTTAGTCCACGGTTTCTGTGGCATAGCTATTGGTCATTTAGAATCAGAAATGGTACGAATTGGACCAACATCTAAGCTCAAGTGATCCCAGTGAATTACAATTTGTGCTCTTTTTccattcttttccttttcatttgaGATAGTTTTGCAGGTCTACATATTTTATATGTAGAGACACTGTGCACATGTTATTCTTTTATAtcttttcaaaagaaaaaaagcagtAATGCAGAGTGTATACCTTCCACCATACAGAAGAAATCCAAGGGCTGCAAATAACGAGACAGCTGCAGGAATATGTATTAGAATAACAGATCGCGAAGATACACTACAAAGCCTTATAAATCATATTTGAAAATACCTGCAAAGAACATTTTAGATAAGATGATCACGACTGGGATAGGCTTCCACCATAATATCAACCACATAGATATCTGCAACagttaaaacaaaacaacaaagatTATACAACTGATATCAGTATTATTGCAGACACAAACAAGCAAATCCATAAATAACTCAAATCTTAATGAGCCACTTATTCAACTTTCAGTATGAGAAAATAGGGACACGCCATGATTTAGATGAACTTTCAATTTTCCAAAACAATTGAGGTCAAGTGAAACAAAATCATAATGTAAAGACACATTTTTCCCCAGTCAATTAAAAGATCCTTGAGAAAAGGTCAACAGCGTCCACGTGCCCACAGAAGCAGTCCTCTTGCCATTCTAACATTATAACACATGAAAAATGACAAGGAGACTAATATAGAGACAAAGAAATGCTAGGTTTTCCCCTTTTCCGTTACTGTCTCTTACTTTCCCCATATACTTGCATGATGAAAAGGAAAGAAACCTGATCAATGCTATATCCAAATCATCCCATTTATTAAGTCCCTCGATGCAATAAAGATAATAGCATCAAGACACAAAGGCTTATAGATAAATCTAATCACCAGGAAGAAATGAAGTAGATCGTCCCATCCAGCATGACACATTACAAAACCATCAACTTATATGTTTCATGAAAACATTTTCTAATATCTAATAAACATCTTGCTACACGTTCGGTGCTTTCAGTCAACTGTAGTGAAAGCTTGAACAGACAACAATGACAACTAACAATATCATTGACCCATTACCTGTTGTTACTTCCTCCCAATATACAAATTGGCTATATCCCTTGAGTGCTTCCAGTCAAAGCAGAAACAAACTATGAAATCCTAACCTGCCACTCCAGTCCAAAAACTATTCCCTTCCCTAATTTAGTATCTTATGCTAATTAGTTCATCATTTTCTAAGCCTATTGTCCGCTGACCCCCATTGAATAGACAGTTGACATCTGGTTACATCTATATCTGTATAACATTAATTTGCATCTAAAAAAAGGTTTAAGACCCTATTCATGAGAAAGTGATACATCACATATGTCATGAAAAGTTCCTTTAGAAAGTGAAAACCCCACAATTGGACTCTTCATGTATACATTTATATCACAATCATTCTACTTGATTCACTTCCTGAATCtctcttattttttttgtaaaaaattGCGGCCACATGATCAACAAATTCTATAcatagaaacaaaagaaaatagaaagaaagttgTAGTTTCGTTTTCAGAAAACATGACTTGCTTCCAAGTAGAACGCCAAAAGCACCATTTTGCCAGGAATGAAAGTGGAACAGTGGAGCAGAAAATTTCACCTGAATTACATAAACAGCAGCATTGATTGTAAAGAAGCTCGGCCTCAGTCCATCTGTAGAAACAGCACGCGCCTGTTCAATGAAAACATTAGGCTCATAAAAGTTCCTTATtcctaaccaaaacaaaaaaacaacacACTGCTTCAGATAAAATATAACCTGATAGTAAATTTCTGCCCAGAACAGAACCAGGAGCGCGTAAGTAGTGAAGAAAGCCAGACTCGGCATATCAAGCAATACATGTTGGAGAATCTACCAACCAAAATCCAAACAACCAAACACATTAGCATTCACTAACACCACTTAAATACACGAAAATCACACTGATTATACCAAAAATCCAACCTCTGGATGCAGCTTCTGTACTTGCCGGCGGAAAATGAACACTGCTGCTCGAACTACACCAACAAACAAGAGCACCGATCAGTAAAATTCCGGCACCAACACCTCATCATTATcagaaaaacaaaactgaaaACGAAAAACTCCGAAACGGCACAAACCTGCATTGACAACAAAATTGAGAAAGTGGAAGACCTTCTGAGTGGTCCAGCCGTACTCCGGCACCCGCACTTGTATCCGGATCAATTGAACCTAGCAATTTCCAACCAACACATAAATAATTACCCGAAATTTCACCTCTACTGAACAATCGAAACGAATAAATCCAATTCCGTCGTaaacaaattgaaattgaaaacacGTAGGCATGGAGACGTGAAAGATTACCAGGGCAACGACGGCGACGAGGCCGTAGAGAATGGCGAGGCCGTGGAAGATTCGGTCTTGCCAGAGCTGCGAGGCATTGATGTCGTGCCACCAACTCGACGAGTCTTTCAGATTGTAAGCTATCACCGCCGCCGCCGACTCCACCACGctaccgccgccgccgccgcgcGCCATCCCAATCCGCCGCGAATTATTCTTCTACTTTACGACGTCGTATTATTACGTAATCagaatttcctttttttttttgcttcggTGAATTGAGATTTGGGATTGCAACCgcaagaagaaagaaacaatcAAAATCTCCGAGCTCTCATAAAAGTTTTAttgcttttttcttcttcttgttgtttctgttatttttattattattattatttttttttttttgcgcgaAGCAGGAGAATTCCAAGTCGGCCGGCGAAGTAGGGGAGAGCCCGTGGGTTGTTGGGCTCCTTTTGGAATTAATGGGCTTTTAATTCTGACATGGTCCTTATCCAACACTTGTGTCTCTTCTCTTGCGTTACACGCGTCCATCCCTTCGTTCTATGAAGCCATGAAGGAAGCAAACTTGACACTGGAACGTTCTAGTGGCCGGCATTTAATATCTTTGTATTACAAACCCTAGCCATCGAAATATTTATAGTTATAAGTCTAcaaatcggaaaaaaaaaaaaaattattttgttttgtggagAGAAATTTCTCCATTGGCTTATATTGGGCTGCTTAGATTGTTTTCATGTAGATCCATGACTGTTTCCAAGAACATTTGGTTTATTATGAGCTGGTAAATATGTCACCATTTCCGGTATGTCAGATCTAATGACTATCAGTTATGAAATTTTAATATTCGAGAGTATTATAGTACACTCTGTTTTCTTCTAGAGGTTGATTATGAGTTTCTAAAAATGGCAAGTATAACAACATTTTCGTTAGTACAGAGTAGGGTAACAATGATTCTAAATTTataaacaattgaaaaaaatttcaaattatcTGATGCGTTGGTACTTTAGATTGAATGTACAATATTTCCTATTATCTACATGTAAGACTACTATTGTGTTCTTCGCACTGAATGTGCAGAACTACTAATCTAGTGCAAATTAGTATGAAGTATCCAAGCTTAACCTTAACCAGAGGACTGTGACCAAAACTTTGTTTGACCATCCACTTGGGAGAAAATGACTTTAGATATAATCAAGGTATTTGGGCCATGTGGTTATGGAAACTATATTTAatattggtattttttttttcgactaGGATATTTAATATTGGCTTATGACTAAGTTTAGGTGTTACATGCATAAATTAATCATGAATTCATgggtttgaatggtcaaaagaGCAAGTTAAGGATCATAAGATCTCAATGTGGGTCTCTCACTCTGATATCAAGTCATTATGGTTCCACCAAGTCCCTTTTGATCTAAAAAGAATGTTTCTGTATTCAATGCATGCAAGATGGAACCACCAAATACGAACCCCATCAATGTTAATTGACAGACTGTGAATTATTTTCACAGCAATAATGTCACAGCTAAAAAGAAGGTCTTGAATGTGGAGCGGTCAAGGGATAGAGCGTAGAAGAAGCATTGGGATCACGGAGAGGTCCAAACCCATACCctaaattgatgaagaaaataaGGATCCAATGAGTTTTGGTCCCTGAATTAGTGAGagtattatttatatatatgaatgtcATCCAAATAAAGCAAGCTGCCactttcttctgcttctgggtcCTATTCCTATTTGTCCGTCAACCTGACTCTCTTCACTGTGTTTAGTGTACCATAGTCACTAGTGAAAGCTCAGAATGGGAAAAACATAGTAACTCATTCACGCATGACTGATATTGACAGAGATTGAGTGAAAATTCCACCACACATTCAAGTATTGCATGATGTACACGCCAAAGTTTATAGCTTTATAAAGTCTAAGAGAAGAAAAGCCCAGATGCTATCACAGACCACTTCTATGGATTACGAAAGGATCCAAAAGCCTCAGgtgcttttttcttcttcttcttacacATAATAATGTGCTTCATTTCATTCATCTTTCGCTTTCTGTTTGCACAAATGTGTTGTATGTTAGAGCAAGTAATTACAAAACGGAGCATCGCTTTCAAAGCTTTGTCTCTTTTCCTCACTTCAACTGTGTGAAAGACCCAACCTTTCTTTTGATCTGTCAATTTCCAGAGTGACCCACATTTTGGCTCAAAGTTTGCGTCTTTCTCTTGGGTTTTTGGGTATAAAGGCCAAAGAGTGTGGTTTTTATTGTGAATTTTGGAAGAGCaggttggtggtggtgggggatTTTCACCTGGGAAGTTGAGGACTATGCTACTTGGGgtagagaagaagaggaaggagcAGGAAGATTCTGTATCTACTTTCAATTTGAGATCTCAAGCTTCTGGATTTGAAGGCACTGGTTAGTTCTTCTTCCTTTCAATTTTTCAGATGGTGATTGTTTGTTTCCTGAAGCTGGCTTTTGAATCCCAGATGATATCTTATCAATGGGTCAGTGCTAATAACAGATAGTTCATATCTTGATTTCTCTTCAGTTCTCTAGAGTGACTTAAAGCAGCACTGATTGTATTTGTACTTGTCTAGTAAATGTGAAACTATGTTATCTGGCATTGGGTGCTGCAAAAGATCTACTCTTTACACTTTATTTGGCAGATAAACTTGATGCAAATTAACAGAAGATGTAAGAATTGGGAATGTTTGACTGAATCTTTTGTTACAGGTGGTGCTGATAACTGCAAAGATGTAGATGTTGTGAGTGTTCATCCTGAATGCTCAACTTCAACTGCTGCTGATTTATCAGGCCCAGAGATGATGAGTGACCGCAGGTTTAAGGACAATGCATTAGGCAATTTCAGAGCTAGGAATCAAGAAGACCCGTCGTTAGATTATGATAGTGGACATGATGCAATGAATGTGTCCGCATCCATCTTTGAGTTTCAGAAGGCAGAAAGGGGCACACAAAGACTGCCTCTTGCACCTTTCTCCAAACCAGCTCCATCCAAATGGGATGATGCTCAGAAGTGGATAGCAAGTCCAACTTGGAGCAGGCCGAAGAGTGGGCAAGGAGTTGGATTGCGAAAGGCGGGTAGCCTTGGTAATGGTAGTCGCCAACCTACGACAAAGGTTGTTGTTGAAGTTCCAGATCCAAAAGTAGCTAACTTTGACGAGCCGGATACGAAACGGATTGACACAAATCAAGCTAAGATAGAAAGTGCGGGGCAGAAGTTTGTTAGCTGGGAGGCTGACCCATACCACAGTGCTGATTCCTACGGCAAGCCTGTGCTCATGATAAAAAATTCTGTTGGAGAGTCAGCAAGTAAGAATgtgtttctctttttctttccttttttcttttcgtctAGTTCAGTTTAGATTATTGTTTCATGACTACATCATTCACTACAGAATAATATTTTGAGCACTGCAGTCAAGCTAGTCAGATATATAGTATATCATGTGTTCTGAAATGTTGTTAATACTATCAGTAGGAGTTATTGATGCTTGAATATGTTGAGGATCAGTCACTTTGGTAGGGACAAAGTTTGGTTATTACCATTTTATAAGAAAAGAAGCCATTATGTATACTTGGGAAGAATAGATGCTCATCTTGTCCTTACTGGTGTCTGGGATGGAAAATGACTTGAAGGCCAACAATGAATCATTCTCATGTTATTGCCAATCCATACCACATTCTGACCATAATCCAGATATATTCATTATGATCAGGCTCAGAAAAGCCTATATGGAAGCTTATAAACTTAATAAGCTGCCTGAAATTTCGAGTTTCCATCTATCTGGGTCTCATATCCTTGGATGAGATGAACTTAAATTGGTGATAAGAAGAGAATGTGACGCATTCATCAGATTTAGAAACCAGTTTCTGGTTGTATAGTTTCAGTGCTGGTAGTAATGAAAGGTCTAAGGTCGCTTACATGTGGATTCCAACTGTGGTAGAAGCTGAAACCTTTTCTGCACGATGTTATTTATGCTGCAGTTTGGTAGAAAGTGGAAAACTTTGAAACATAcctcaacaatttttttttttttaaagtggaAAACACACCTCAACATTATCTAAGAAGACTGATGAAAATGGGGCCATTAAGACTGAAATCATGTGTGTATTGATTCAGGATAAGTCC
Coding sequences within:
- the LOC133708968 gene encoding tobamovirus multiplication protein 3-like, which translates into the protein MARGGGGGSVVESAAAVIAYNLKDSSSWWHDINASQLWQDRIFHGLAILYGLVAVVALVQLIRIQVRVPEYGWTTQKVFHFLNFVVNAVRAAVFIFRRQVQKLHPEILQHVLLDMPSLAFFTTYALLVLFWAEIYYQARAVSTDGLRPSFFTINAAVYVIQISMWLILWWKPIPVVIILSKMFFAAVSLFAALGFLLYGGRLFLMLQRFPVESKGRRKKLQEVGYVTTICFTCFLVRCVMMCLCAFDKAADLDVLNHPVLNLIYYLLVEILPSSLVLFILRKLPPKRGITQYHPIR
- the LOC133708967 gene encoding uncharacterized protein LOC133708967 isoform X1; translation: MLSQTTSMDYERIQKPQVGGGGGFSPGKLRTMLLGVEKKRKEQEDSVSTFNLRSQASGFEGTGGADNCKDVDVVSVHPECSTSTAADLSGPEMMSDRRFKDNALGNFRARNQEDPSLDYDSGHDAMNVSASIFEFQKAERGTQRLPLAPFSKPAPSKWDDAQKWIASPTWSRPKSGQGVGLRKAGSLGNGSRQPTTKVVVEVPDPKVANFDEPDTKRIDTNQAKIESAGQKFVSWEADPYHSADSYGKPVLMIKNSVGESAINLSRLDSSGAFHGTTTFIPPPSTARSVSMRDMGTEMTPIASQEPSRTGTPVGATTPIRSPTNSRPSTPTRAAQASSLIAPSIDHIDPNKELSEKEKTRREIMALGTQLGKMNIAAWASKEEDKDASTSVKSAPVEQLANSVIETRAAAWEEAEKAKYLARFKREEMKIQAWENHQKAKTEAEMRKVEVEIERIRGRAHSKLMNKLAAARHKAQEKRAAAEAKRNQQAAKTEQQAEYIRRTGRIPSTFSCWGWCS